A region of the Cydia fagiglandana chromosome 20, ilCydFagi1.1, whole genome shotgun sequence genome:
TATACTATATGAAGGGAAGATTCCGTTGACGGATACCATAGACTGACGGTGTCGGAATGGAGGGGACGAAGTAAGCTAATACTAGTACTCGATGCTAGTGTTTAAATGTGGTAGTGTGATGTTTTTTATCTTTTGAATGTTAATTTGATTACGCTTTAactagtctgtgcggaaagagaagagtcgtggaatgtactCGTATGCCCGgccccaatacattccacgacttttctttccgaacagactctcagccgtattcgaacaatgagatacgtcaaatactagatattgaaacgatatggattggatatgtcagtgtcaaacaagtgtcaaaagtgacgttttttttgaagaaacgtcaattttgacacttgtttgacactgacatatctaatccatatcgtttccagatctattaattgacttatcttaaagttagaatcgggccgtctATAAAGGATGGCTATTTACAATTTGGTATTCCTGTCCCATTAGGTTTAGGTCCACCACCCAGTTAATAAAACTAAGAgttaaaatcaagcattttattAGTACACCAAACTGTGATACATATCATATCATGTATTACAATCCCATTTTATTAAGAAATCTTTATCctaaaacaattaaattaattattacttCCAAGACTTAACACTTTCACTGTCcagaatttcacatttttaCACTAAGTCACTAAAACAGCAACACACTCGGATCATATAGATGAACGGTAAAAGTGTTAAGTTACAGCTCGACATAAGATATATTTGGGTAATTCAGAATACTTCAGAATTCTGAATAATCAGAATAAATTGACTCTAATATGATGAAAATATCAAGATTTTCGGAATTACCCTCTTCATAGACATTGAGCCTAGATAAAAAGCGAATTCTTAAATGCAAATATTACAGCGCTCCGGGTAACATATTTGTACCTATACTATTActaaatcacatttttaaaGGTTCGAAGTTGACTAATGCGTTTGCAATGTCTTTGGTGTAAGGCATAAATAATGGCATGCAAATGTGAAGGAAGAAGTGTGATGCAGCAAGAAATATGCTAAATTATAATTTAGTGTTTCTACTGTTAGTACCTAAATGATTTCGAAATGATACCTAAATTTGATTTACTCCTTATGGGGGCGCGTCCATTGAATTCACATATgatttagataaaaaaataagcCAAATTAGCTTCAGCGTGCCGTGGGATTTGTATGACTTCCCACCACTGCGACAATCTTAATAATATAAGgggtaaattaataaattaattcctGTTGCGACCCGtacatgggtgtctattgttacgcatgtgaacgggttccagcaggcgttccaaatgacattaaagctctcccaCCAcgcccacgcaagcctatcaaaagaccggaaTTTATAGGCCCGTTAAATCCAAAATTAAGGTGTAACTTAAATGACCCAGTTCAAAGATACACCGCAAACTGATTGAAAATTACTAGGAACGAAAGCACGTACGTATAAGCATTCAAAGATACACTGCAAACTGATTGATCATAGTAAGGAGTAGGAAAGAAAGCATACAAAAGCAGATacgttaaaattttaaaatgatgATAGTGTTGACAGGCAGACTAGTGAATGGAGGAAGAAATAtgtttataagtacctataaagaTAAAATTAGTCCTGCTGCATCACAAGAAAAGGAAAGAGAAACATTAACTTGCTCCCAAAAAGAAAAATTATTGCTTTTTGTACTTTTTCAGTGCCCGAGCGCGGCTGTTCTCCATGGATCTGGTGACCAGCCAAACGCCGAAGTTCCCGCTGACTTCATTGATGAAGTTGATGACGTTCGTGAAGATAGCGTGGGGCAGGTACCCGGTCGTCCTAGACACAGTACCGACGAGACTCAAGGCGGACTTCACGAAAGTCTTAGCGGTAGGCGCGAAGAAGGTGCTCCTGCGGATGCCGGACATGTTCGTGCAAACGAAACCGGGCATTACGCATTGGGAGATAATGCCCTTTTTCCTGTACTCCATGTCGAGGCCCTCGGTGAATTTGTCCACGTAAGCCTGGAAGGAAATTTTATGATTATTGTAGACGCAAAACAAACTGACGACCCGGGTCatatctctatctctctcacccTACTATCAAGCGCTCGAGCGAAAATGAGAAGTGTTACAACTCCGGTCGTCAGTTTGGTGTGCGTCTactattactatttttttaaagatactCGTGGACGATAAGATAGGAAAGGTTATCGATGAACCCCTTTTGGGGCATCAGACACTAGAATGTTACGTAAGGAATTTGTAGAAAGAGTTATGAATACTTCATTCAAGAAACTATCTTTGTTGAACACCGAGCAACTTTATAGAAATTCGCAAGCAGGAGCAAAGCTTAATTTAAATGTACATTGCATTCGTGAGTGAAACTttacaaacataatattttactttatttctgTGTGTTTTAATTAACCAAACGTTCTACTTTTTATGAATGATTTAAACTAAAATTTTAACCAACTTCCTACAAACTATTCagtattatatgtaataaattCCTTACTTATAAAAACATCCATAACATAGGAAATAACTATTTGTgacaaacacacaaataaatgcctttaccgggattcgaacccgggacaaCCGACTAAGCTAAGAGGCCGTTAACAATGACGTCAATGTCTGCAATGCGCATCACTTTCAATCAATAAACAGGTTTGGCAAATAAAATGCCTATTACGAAGCAAGAATTTAAAACAGGTATGAAATTGAAGAGTACAGTAAAAAGTCGGTCAGCAAAGGACTTGGGATTATAGAGGAGAagggggtctctattgtttcccaaatagttttaagtcataatgtattgtttgtccgaattttcgttagtcataattggtatttctcagaaacgcgtaacttttcaggattgtcataaaacaaacctaacctaacctaacctatctatagaataacctcaggaaaatcctgaaaagttaacggtttcagttttatgcctaacgataatatgtcaaacaatacattatgacttaaaactttatgggaaacaaagggaccgcAGGAGAAGGAGACCCTAACGGCGGCGTTTTACTCGACCAAGTTCCCTAGTACATACCTAGGGAGCTTGGTCACAATTGTTACCGatataaaggctcctcttcacgttgggccaacgccaacgccaacgagggacgcagccatgaggtagaatgagatagcaatatcacttgctccctctaacgcataaatgcgtccctcgttggcgttggcgttggcccaacgtgaagaggagccttaagagACGGTAACTCCGGCCACCAACATTCTATTCTCACCTTTGACGCCGCGTAGACTGTCAGCAACGGGCTGGGAATGATGGATGAGGCAGATCCGATATTGATGACGACGCCCTTGCCGCGTTTCACCATGCCGGGCAGAACGAGACCGGTAACTTTGGTCACCGAGGCTACGTTGGCTTTGATGAGGTTCGACATCATCTTCTCCCTGGAATTAAGGTTCGAGTAAGTTTTTGGTAACAGAGTAGGTACTGATAATCTGGAAAAACTCATCATAACCGGCAAAGTTGATGGTAGGCGACTAAGAGGACCCAGTCCCACGTGATGGTcagaccaggccgcgtagccaagatgccaatcgcttacgctccgtagcgatcgaaacgcaactgtcactgtcgcactaatatggaagcgtgatagagagacataaagcttttcgttgtcgaagcgatatcgattgtaaccttggctaggccggctcgTCTCCAAAGAACTGCAGATGCCGATGACACAGGCTCTCCATCAAGCTGAAGACCGCAATAAATGGAGAAGCCTATTGCAACGTTTCCGTCGAAgccacgatcctcagcagtgagggaaCGACTTAAGGAGGAGGAGGAAGTTTTTGGTTAGACTCGTATgatcataaggatctgtattcGACTAAAAAGGCTAGATAAATACTTTGGGTACTGTTGGATGAAGCAGATTTTTTATCTTATCAAAATGCGCAAGGTAGATTAAGAATTAAAGTTacatcaaacaaacaaaaacaaattagtGAAAACCGAGTATAACATGTTTTCTTGTGAGTGTCATTcggcaattatttttattaaagacTTCAAAAGAGTTCCCAAAAAATCTTGTCTAGACTAAGTGtggtaaattataaaaaaatgtacgtTACAGTTTCTGTTGTGACAGACAACACATAAACAGACGACAATACATATGTGTACTGAGTTACTTTAATGTTAGTAACTCAGTActctatgtacagtcgccatcagatatatcggtgcGGCCAAGGTgatcacaatatctgaacacgcactctaacgccttgacaatagaggcgtgctcaaatatttgtgagcgccttggccgctccgatatatccgatggcgactgtacatagagTTTAAACTCAAAACCATATccgaatttaaattaaaacttgtaTTTGACTCAATCACTACGAAACTGGTAGTTCGCTAAACAAATATGTCGCCATCTGCGTTTTCAGCTACACGATTGATGGGAAATAATTAAGAGTACCTGATTGATACCGTCTGTCCAAATGATCGTTTGTCTCTAATGACGGAATCATTTGTATCCGATAATACAGTAGAAACATTTTGACAGTATAATGACTCGTTCGCATAGAGCGATACTTTTAATGTCGTATCCGGAATTAAAAAATGTAAGCTATTTAGAAATTATTGaatgacatacatacatataaccaCGACTATTttccggaggggtaggcagactACTTACGtctttccacttgctacgatcctgacatacctctttcgcttccttcactttcataacattcctcatacacgatcgccagtttagggtgctcttgacctggcctttcttcaggatttccccgatctgatcagagaaagtccgccgaggtctaccccttccaattCCCGCTTTTACTTCTCCCTTAAATTGAATGAAGTTTGTAAAAGTTTGCAATAAGCCAGGCCTACCTCAAGGGCTTTTAACAAATCAATACCAGATTTACAGTGACATGAAAAATTTATGAATGCAAGAACTTGGGCAAGCataattaacattatgaaaATCTTAAAAATTGCAATCTTTATGAACTCCACATTAATTTCGATAAAACACTCCTCGAAAAAGACAATGTACTGGCTGTGATAAATTTTATGTACATATCGTTTCATACTTATTCGTTCATTCGTATTAGGTACGCATTAATAATAAATCAGCATAATAGATTTTCAACAATTGCCATTCGTTTTccatactttaaaaatatattttaaggaatttCGTATTACTAAAGTATTACGTTTGTTTCAGACATCTGAATCGTTAGTCAAAGGCACAGGTATTGATTCCATTTAGATCTATTGAATAGTTGATGAGCATTGGACGCTTTAGTCTAGTCTGGATccgtataaataaaatgttttagatGTCATTTATACGGCTTTTGTAGGCTTAAGCTGTTTTTAACTACGAGCTAATAATAGTTAAATTGAAGACAAAGTAGTACTTAACATACGAAAACATTTTattctacaataaaaaaaatagaatacatAGACTTATAAAATTTGTTTTCAAAAACGAAAACTGGATGCCGAATGGCATgctgattgtcatcttggctaggcctctATAGTTcgtgtttttagcattagaaagaacttgcaagaaggtaagcgattttgacatgtcttttaattgaaaaacgccttttaaaaatcaaaaactattacttatgaaagcagaagaatataaatgattgtattagattcataattgttatatatttgccgtaacttattttaaaaatgtgtttttcaattaaaagacacaccaagattgtttaccttatttctaatgctaaaaaaacgaactatagtgcacAAATGCCAtgcgaatgtcacctttagacGTATAATTACATATTACTTTGTACTAGTAGTGAGTAGATATATAACAACAAACGCTAAGCTTAAAGTTCCACAATTAGTCCCCGCTATATTAATACCTAAGCCTGTCTTCTAACTTCCCACTTTCGAATATTCTGCCTCACCCTCACACACACGTCTCCGTATAAGACATCTTTGTCTAGGACTTAATATAATAGTCAAGCAGTTAGCGTGAAAGCCTCATAGTGTCTTGGCAGTCAAGAACGACGTAACCGTCATAGAAAGTGACTGcttttgttcattttagtagTGGATTGTATGAGTTCTGTGTTCTGATTAGCCGCGCAAGCGCGAGTGAGGTAGACTTGTACCGCTGAAacttaggccccccccacatcttcTCTTTAGAGTTGGTTGCCACAAGCCTCATTGACTTTAAAAAGATTCGACTGAGCTTAACAGATTTGCAAGTTTTTTGAGTCATGACTCATGGGTAACTTTTTTGTGTTGTAACATTTCCGAGTCCTTTTATAAAAACTGGAATCAATTTTGAATAGCAATCTCGATATGCgttataataaattatgttaattaataatataatgtcccaccaaaaacattttcatgtaaaatgtttccaagacgaaaccataatcGCTCGCACTAtgaaaaagttatcagatctcttgtagAGCCAAGCTTTTAACTCTACAAGTCATATATAACTTCCATCAGGTGGTATATTCATCTGAATCCTCAATTCGCTCATACTCGGTAGCaatggcggcgcgtccataaaagccgattcccaccggcttgcctgtttttggatgtTTGGGCAGAGTTGtataggaaatatgtaagccaaattagccccggcttgcctatgaataTGTTTGACACGCCGCCACTGCTCGGTAGTTTAATAGAATGCCACTATGAGGATCATTAAGCAAGTCAAGTCAATATATTTGCGACTAAATAGCGGTAATGTCGCAGTGATTAGATTAATTCAGGTGAGTATTGTGACTTGAGAGTTGAGATGGGGGAATAATACTAAGTGGATTTAGGTTAAGTGACATCAGGGTACaggttaggtacagtcagaataaatggatttgttatacagtttccattctgatatttgactccccattcgataaataacgatacttttgcctaaattgttaattaaaattaagtaccctcaaaaaatagaaaaatgtatacttagtcatgtttttaaaaaaacacatgcattttactttcctcgtattcaaaatgaaaattagagtgtttaactcggatGAAAGACATTTTTcagcctcggactattggcTCAGCGTTAGCGGCTTACGCTAATTATTGCAatcattaaattaatttttgattgctagtaacttaaaaatactacctatcatcatcattctcttgcccttgtcccattcacttggggtcggcgcagcaaaaatactacctataataataaaaaaatattgctgaCTGAAATTTACACTATTTTCCAAGTCGTAGGCTGTCAGGCTGTCACTGTCTATATTACATCTACGTCGTCTACTTTAGTCTGCAGTCTTAGTGCTGATGTTTGTAAAATGGCTTTGATTAAAGATAAGTTAGTCTTAAGCAATTACTTTTTGCAGATGATTTAATGGCATGAGTTCTATGTTTAATAATTTGAATGTCTTAGTAAAAATTGTCACTcgcaataagtaggtacctaaatgaaatacttacagaaagaataatattttattgatagAAATGTTAACGCTCTTAAGGCAGAGGTTTCTTAGTTTCTATTTGCTCGGCCTACTTTTACTCATTACTTCAACTGGCTAACTTTATGGTGTTTATGTCATCAGGAAATATCTTATGTAATACGTTTTATCATAGTAAACATATATGATGAGTAAGTAGATTGATGGATAGCTAATGGACGGTATTATGCAATAAAAACGGGTTTTTCTTCAAAGTGTTCTTAAAATAGATTAACGTTaagattaagagccaacaggagtggtcatttctccatacaaacgtactcctcgttttcctccgtggtttttgaagctagagcaatgattttttcaacacaggttaatattgtcaatatctgtgttggaccgttttgctttttatgatatttttgttttttaaggcgctagagcccttcaaaaatggccaaaatggcctaattgactatgccgcaatgagaggcgtggcattcaaaactgatatcagttagccaaaaaagcaacacggtccgacacagataatttcataatcatttagatttccaaatttggttatgattggttaagttttggaggaggacagaggagtacgaaacctcgatttttgagatttttacgcaggatttttcgccttgtccttaccgcactacttttaggtgctgccgcttccgttagcgagacgggtatatttacctaaaatatttaaaactcagctcctgtttcgtcttaacgtcTTCATTGCACGAGCTTGCCAGCGCGTTGCCATGTGATAAGAGTGCAATAATAGTAGATTATATaacaataacataaaataacacATATCGCGCGAGGTAAGTTTATATCGGTCCGAGAGGAGCGAGGGCCGATAACGGCAGAGGATCAAGGAGAAAATAGTTATATGCTagagttatacacttcgattgCGAGTAAAATATATagaaatattatattacatattcaAGTGTATTTTAATGCTATTTAAATTCGGGACCAATATttatttccaatttttttatagACAAAACTTTACCTAATTtggttttattctgtttttgcaAAGTCGAAATAAAGCTTTTGTCTCAATTCTGAAAAACTCGCACGTGAATCCTACGCAACATTGTCCATTTTCTTTTACGAATCCACAAAAATCCATCGTTTGCAATCGCGTTAACTTCAACAAACAATAAAACACATGCAAATAAACACTTTAGTCAAATTTAAACAGCAAATTCACGTTCGGAAATCTAATACCGTGAAGCGCCGAGCGTCACAATAATCCCTCGATAAAGCGACGATAGTTGGAATAATATTTCAATTGAACGGCACTTATTTCATACGGTGGCAATACCCGAACACCTGCTTCCCTTTGGAAATCGTTTCTGAACGAAAGGTGCGGTTTGCTGCGTTCAATTTCAACAGACGGTGGGATATTAGCGGAAGATTTGAAAGCATGAATTGGAACGGTTTTTGAACGGAAATTTGGGGGATGTTTTATAAAGTTTGTGTGACTGCTGTTCGTCAGTTACCTAAATATTTATGGTGCTGACGGACTATCTAAATAAATCGTTTAACACTAAATAACAACTGATAAAACCAGATTACGAACAGTCGTTGCACTTCAAGCGATTTTTACATTAAAgacaatacctacctattatcaGTAAAGGTAAGTCAACACCAATCACTCAATCAGACACGACCAGACCTACTCGTGGTATGAGTTGGAAATGCCGACATTGTTGACTAGCGTGCCACACTTAAGATCCGTGATTTCTCTCGCGACCTTCGTGTATATCTCCTCGCCCTCGCAAAAATCAGCTTAGATCACCTTCGTAGTCTTTCTCTGGACAAacaatacgagtaggtaaaggTAACTCACCAATCAGGCACGTCCAGGAAGTACTCAGGGTACGAGTAGGAAATGCCGACATTGTTGACTAGGGTGCCGATTTCCAGATCCGTGATCTCTCTAGCGATGTTCGTATAAATCTCCTCGCCCTCGCAGAAGTCCGCTTGAATCACCTTTGTTGACACCTTGTAGTCTTTCTCTGGATAAACAAAAAGGGGAAACGTGAACAGCGAATTGTAAGTCTTTAGTAAAAGTTAAACGAAAACTAAATCTTCATGAGTTGTAAGCTTAAAAGGACATTGTTTTAGTGTACATTTGATGACCAAATTTTTGAGCACATAATATGATAGTTATTGCCGTTAAAAATAAAGGCTGATGTCTCAAGCCCAACAGTCTTTACGAATTTCAGTCCAACCTCTAAATATTGGTGATAAATTCAAACGATTCGGCCTTTATCTTTCC
Encoded here:
- the LOC134674541 gene encoding very-long-chain 3-oxoacyl-CoA reductase — encoded protein: MPTFFDRQYACAISVNRRRGSPRHNYNLNLTKYLQWNFVQFPCKMAQMDALSKVGIIGLVLLAIWLVKFLFNVIFTYVIGPAVNKVDFKSKGKWALVTGCTDGIGKQYARELAARGCDIVLVSRSIDKLRATAEELEKDYKVSTKVIQADFCEGEEIYTNIAREITDLEIGTLVNNVGISYSYPEYFLDVPDWEKMMSNLIKANVASVTKVTGLVLPGMVKRGKGVVINIGSASSIIPSPLLTVYAASKAYVDKFTEGLDMEYRKKGIISQCVMPGFVCTNMSGIRRSTFFAPTAKTFVKSALSLVGTVSRTTGYLPHAIFTNVINFINEVSGNFGVWLVTRSMENSRARALKKKGKLEA